A region of Anoplopoma fimbria isolate UVic2021 breed Golden Eagle Sablefish chromosome 24, Afim_UVic_2022, whole genome shotgun sequence DNA encodes the following proteins:
- the mpzl1l gene encoding myelin protein zero-like 1 like, which translates to MEPKWSNIICKRVLLTGFTLCVVLATKPSSAIEIHSDLEVMMQNGTLGTLRCSFKSTEVVSTATSVTWTFQSSQPDNQLFKAPYTIFYFSNGKGFPGHTEFKDRIQFIGDINKRDASIQLNPAQFSDNGTFFCDVKNPPDVTGTPARTELRVVLKESLPQSNTAVIVGAVSGALLLLVLIAVAACIVMRVLHNRHEYEGCTSLESVSSQAPKPRKKVESNLEGSRCTSPSGPLQGPVIYAQLDHSGSNRSFHKNEPVVYADIRKN; encoded by the exons ATGGAGCCCAAATGGTCAAATATCATCTGCAAGCGAGTTCTACTGACTGGATTTacgctgtgtgttgtgttag CCACAAAACCTTCGTCGGCGATCGAAATACACTCCGACCTGGAAGTGATGATGCAGAACGGCACATTGGGGACCCTCCGATGCTCCTTTAAGTCCACCGAAGTGGTCAGCACCGCCACCTCGGTGACCTGGACCTTCCAGTCGAGTCAACCCGACAACCAGTTATTCAAAGCTCCGTACACG ATTTTCTACTTCTCCAACGGGAAAGGGTTCCCGGGACATACCGAGTTCAAAGACAGAATTCAGTTTATTGGAGACATAAACAAGAGGGACGCCTCGATACAGCTGAATCCGGCTCAGTTCAGCGACAACGGGACTTTCTTCTGCGACGTGAAGAACCCGCCGGACGTGACGGGAACGCCGGCGCGAACAGAGCTCAGGGTCGTTCTCAAAG AATCTCTCCCTCAGAGTAACACGGCCGTTATAGTCGGAGCAGTCAGCGGAGCTTTACTTCTGCTCGTCCTCATCGCTGTGGCCGCCTGCATCGTCATGAGGGTTCTTCACAACCGCCATGAATATGAAGG atgtacGTCCTTGGAGAGCGTGAGCTCCCAGGCTCCCAAACCACGAAAGAAGGTGGAGTCCAACCTGGAGGGCTCCAGGTGTACCAGTCCCTCGGGTCCACTACAG GGCCCGGTGATATACGCCCAGTTGGATCACTCAGGCAGCAATCGCTCATTCCACAAGAACGAGCCAGTTGTCTACGCTGACATTCGTAAAAACTGA